From the genome of Amycolatopsis granulosa:
TCCGGTACATCCACTCCGGGGAGATCCGCCCGGGTGAACACCTCCGCGACCCCGTGCCCGGCCACGGTCACCGGCACCGGCACCGGCACTCGCGTGGCGAGGTCGTCGGCCACCGCGCGCGTCGGGACGACCAGGCCGTCGGCCCGCCGTGCCACGCGCGCGATCATGGAGCGGTGCCAGCGCACGCCGCGCGGCGTGAGCGTCTGCGGGTGCGTCCACGGCACCGTGTCGTGCACGGTGACCGACAACGTCCGCCCGTGCGGCGCGCGCGGCGGGGCCAGTGGCGTGGGCGCGTGCACGGCGTCCCCGCCCGGCCAGTACGGCAACCCCGCCTGCCACGCGGCGGCCAGCACCCGCGGCGGCAACGGCAGCATCCGCGCGCCGGGCAGGCCGTCCGGATGCCGCGCGGTGACGCTCGACACCGTCCACCCGCCCGGCGCGGTCGAGGTCAGGGCGCGCAGCAGCTCGGCGGTGTAGCGGCCCGTCCCACCGGGCACGGGTGCGAGCAGCTGCTCGGCGATGACCACGAGTTCCGGCACGGCCCGTATTCTTCCCGCGTGCCGATCCGCAGCACCGTCGTGGTGGTCACCTGGCGCGGCCACGACCACATCACCGCCTGCCTGGACGCCGTCGCCGCGCAGACCCGGCCGCACCGGCTGCTGGTGATCGACAACGCCTCCGACGACGGCACCGCACACCTCCTGGCCGCACATCCCAGCGCACCCGAGGTGATCCGGCTGCCCCGCAACGTCGGGTACGCCGGGGCCATGGCCCGCGCCCTGTCCGAAGTGGACACCGAGTTCATGGTGTGGCTCAACGACGACGCGACCCCGGCGCCCGGCTGGCTCGCCGAGCTGGAGGACAACCTGGGCGATGCGGCCGCCGCCTCCGCGCGCCTCGAACACCCCGGCGGAGGGGTCCAGTCCCTCGGTGTCGGCCTGACCCCGGACGGCCACGGACGGGACGTGACGACCGGCCCGGTGTTCGGCTTCTGCGGCGGCGCCGCGTTGATCCGCACCGCCGCCCTGCGCGAAGTGGGCGGCGTGCCGGCGAGCTATTTCTGCTACTACGAGGACACCGACACCGCCTGGCGGCTGCGGCTCGCCGGCCACACCATCGTGACGGTCCCCACCGCTCGCGTCACCCACCGCCACGGTGCCAGCACCGGACTGGGATCGGTGACCTTCCACCGGTGGAACGAGCGCAACCGCCTGCTGACGCTCCTGCGGTGCGCCCCAGGAGTGGTCGCCGCGCGCGAGCTGGCCCGGTTCGCGGCGATCACCGCCACGCTGCCGCTGCGCCGGAACGTGCCGGACGCGCCCAATTTCCGCCCCGGCCTGCGCTGCCGCGTCCTCGGTGCCGTGGTCCTCCGGCTACCGGCCACGATCGCCGCGCGGAAGTCGATCACACGCCGCTCGACGGTCCGCCGAGGCGCGGTCTGGGCGGCCTGGACCTCCCGATAGTCTCTGCGCACAGTCGGCGAGTACGGAGGTCGGGCGTTGGTCCAGGGGGACACACCACTGCCGCTGGTCTCGGTGATCTTGGTGAACTACCGGGGTGCGGAGCACACGATCGCCTGCCTGCGCGCCCTGCGCGAGGACCTCGACTACCCGGACCTGGAAGTACTGGTGGTCGACAACGCCTCGGGCGGGGACGACGTCGCCCGGATCACGGCCGCCGCGGGTGACGCACGCGTGATCGAGTCGCCCGCCAACACCGGCTTCGCCGGCGGCTGCAACCTCGGCGCCCGGCACGCCCGCGGCTCCGTCCTCGCCTTCCTGAACAACGACGCCCGCCCGGATCCCGCGTGGGCGAAGGCCGCCGTCGACGTGCTGCGCGCCGACCCCACGGTCGCGGCCGTGGCCAGCAAGGTCCTGGACTGGGACGGCACCGGGGTGGACTTCGTGGACGCCGGCCTGACCTGGTTCGGCATGGGCTACAAGCGGCACGCCGGTGGCGCGCTGGCCGACGTCCCCCGTGGCGAGCACGAGGTCGCCAAGGACGTGCTGTTCGCCACCGGGTCCGCGATGTTCGTGCGGACCGAGGTGTTCCGGGCGCTGGGCGGGTTCGACGAGCGCTTCTTCATGTTCTACGAGGACGTGGACCTGGGCTGGCGGCTGAACCTGCGCGGCTGGCGCGTGCGGTACGTGCCGGAATCGGTGGCCTACCACCGCCACCACGGCACGATGTCCGAAGTGGACGTCCCGGAGACCGGCCGGGAGACGTTCCTGCTGGAGCGCAACGCACTCGCCGCCCTCTACAAGAACCTGTCGGACGAGACCCTGGCGAAGGTGCTGCCCGCCGCGCTGGCGCTGGCCGTGCGGCGCGCGACCGCCCGCGGCGAGCTCGATCCCACGCAGCTGGACCTCGCCGGCGGCGGAGCGATCGAGACCGCGCCGGTGCCGATCCCGCGCACCACGCTGGCCGGGGTGCTGGCGATCGACCAGTTCGTCGAGCTGCTGCCGTCGCTGGCCGGGTCGCGGGCGACCGAGCAGGCCGCCCGCGTTCGCACCGACGCCGACCTGGTCCCGCTGATGCGCAAGGCGCTGGAGCCGGCCTACCCGCTGCCGCGCTACCTGGCCGCGCACGACATCCTGGCCGGCGCCTTCGGCATCGAGGGCGTGTTCGGGCAGCGCCGGAAGGTCCTGGTGATCACCGGCGACGCGATCACCGAACGCATGGCGGGGCCGGCGATCCGCGCGTGGAACATCGCCTCGGTGCTGTCCGCCGAGCACGACGTGCGCCTGGTCACGGTCAACCCGCTGGCCGCGCCGCCGCCCGCGCCGTTCCCGGTCGGCGCCGCCGGCAAGCGCGACCTGACCGAGCCGGTCGAGTGGGCCGACATCGTGATCCTGCAGGGTCACGTGCTGGAGATGGCGCCCGCGCTCAAGGCCCGGGACTCGAACAAGATCGTGGTCTGCGACCTCTACGACCCGATGCACCTGGAGCTGCTGGAGCAGGGCAAGAGCGCGCCCGACGACCGGCGCGCCGCCGACCTGGCCGGGGTGACCCGGGTGCTGGACGCGCAACTGCTGCGCGGCGACTTCTTCCTGTGCGCGTCGGAGCGGCAGCGGTTGTTCTGGCTGGGACACCTGGCCGCGCTCGGCCGCCTCTCGCCGCGGCTCTACGACGCCGACCCGACCACCCAGTCGCTGCTCTCGGTCGTCCCGTTCGGCCTGTCGCCCGAACCCCCGGTGCGCACCGGGCCGGGCCTGCGGGACACCCTGGACCTCGACGACGGCGACCGGGTCGTGCTGTGGGCCGGCGGCGTCTACAGCTGGTTCGACCCGCTGACCCTGGTGGAGGCGATCGACCGGTTGCGGCAGCGGCGGCCGGACGTGAAGCTGGTGTTCCTCGGCATGAAGCACCCGAACCCCGAGGTCGCCGAGATGGACATCGGCGCACGCACGATCCGGCTCGCGGACCGCCTCGGGCTCACCGACAAGCACGTGTACTTCAACGAGCAGTGGGTGCCCTTCGCCGACCGGCAGAACTGGCTGCTCGACGCGAACTGCGGTGTCACCACGCACTTCGAGCACGTGGAGACGACGTTCGCGTTCCGCACCCGCGTTCTGGACTACCTGTGGGCCGGGCTGCCGATCGTGACCACGGACGGTGACGCGTTCGCCGACCTGGTCCGCGACGAGCAGCTGGGCGTGGTGGTGCCGGCCGAGGACGTGGACGCCCTCGCCGACGCGCTGGAGCGGGTGCTCTACGACGAGGAGTTCGCCGCGGGATGCCGCGCGCGGATCGAGGTGGTCGCGAAGCGGTACGCGTGGCCGACCGCGCTGGCGCCGCTGGTGGAGTTCTGCCGCGACCCGCGTCCGGCGGCCGACCGGCTGGTCGGCGCCGCGGACCTGACGGTGTCCGCGCCGGTGCGCGGCGCCGAAGCGGTCCGCCGCGATCTGGCTCTGGTGAAGGAATACCTCGCCGACGGCGGCCCCAAGGAACTGGCGCGCCGCGTCGCGGGCCGGGTGCGGAAGGTAGCGCGCCGCCGTGGCTGAGCGAGCGCTTCGGGTCCTGCTGGACGGCACTCCCCTGCTCGGGAACCGGACCGGCGTCGGGCGCTACACGGCGTCCCTGGCCGAAGAGCTCGCCTCGATGTCCGATGTGGACATGCGGGCGGTGGCGTTCACCCTGCGCGGCTGGCGCCGCCTGCGGCACGTGCTGCCGCACGGCGCCCAGGCCCGGGGCATGCCGGTGGCCGCGCGGATGCTGCGCAAGGCGTGGCTGCGCTCCACGTTCCCACCGATCGAGTTGTTCGCCGGGCGCGCGGACGTGGTGCACGGCACGAACTTCGTGCTGCCCGGTGCGGTGCGGGCCGCGGGTGTGCTGACCATCCACGACCTGGCGTTCCTGGACGCGCCGGGCGAGCTGCCGCCCAGCGACCGGGAGCTGCCCGAGCTGGTCCGCCGCGGCGCCGCGCGCGCCGATGTGATCTGCACACCCACGGCAGCGGTGGCCGACGCGGTCGCGGCCCGGCTGGATGTCGATCGGGCGAAGGTCGTGGTCACCCCGCTGGGCGTGGACGCGGCGTGGTTCACCGGACGCCCGCCCGACGAGCCGATGCGCGAGCGCCTGGGCCTGCCGGAGCGGTACCTGTTGTTCGTGGGCGCCGCCGGACCGCGCAAGGGCGTGGACTGGCTGTTGCGGGCTCACACGGCGGCGGACGATCTGCCACCACTGGTGTTCTCCGGCCCCGGACCGGCACCGGGCACGCCGCGCACCCGGCGGCTGGGGTACCTGTCCGAACGGGACCTGCACAACGTGGTGGCCGGAGCGGCCGCACTGGTGCTCCCGTCACGGGACGAGGGTTTCGGGCTGCCGGTGCTGGAGGCGCTGGCCTCGGACGTCCCCGTGGTCTGCTCGGACATCCCCGCGCTGCGGGAAATCTCCGGGGGCTTCGCCCACCTCGCGCCGTACGGCGAGGTGGACGCGCTGATCGCGGCGTTGCGGAAGGCGGTGGCGGAACTCCCGCTCGCGTCCCGGTCGATCGAGCGCCGCGCCCATGCGGCGAGCTTCACCTGGCGCCGCACCGCGGAAACGACACTGGCCGCCTACCAGCAAGCCACCCAGCGCTAGTCCCCCGACCCCGACCACCCCCGCGCACCGCATTCGCCCCGGCGGCTGGTGATGCGGAGACGGTCGTCAGTGCGCCGTGCGGCTCTCCTGCCCCGAAGCGGCGAGGTAGTCGTGCAGCGCCTCGCGCCACGAGCGCAGCGGCGTCAGCCCGGCCTGGCGCCACGCCTCGTTCGACAACACCGAGTACGGCGGCCTCGGCGCGGGCCGCGGGAACTCCGCGGTCGCGCACGGTTTCACCCGCGCCGGGTCCGCGCCCAGCTCCTCGAAGATCGCCCTGGCGAAGCCGTACCACGTCGTCTCGCCGGCGTTCGTGCAGTGCAGGATCCGTCGCTGCGGTGCGTCTCCCGCCGCGATCCGCCCGCCGAGCTCCAGCAGCCCCGCCGCCAGATCGGCCGACCACGTCGGCGAACCCCGCTGGTCGTCCACAACGGACAGCGTGTCGCGTTCGCCTTCCAGGCGGCGCATGGTGTCCACGAAGTTCGCGCCGTCCGCGCCGTAGACCCACGCGGTCCGCACCACCCACGCTCGCGCGCCCGAACCCAGCACGGCGTCCTCACCCGCGGCCTTGGTCCGGCCGTACGCGCTGCGCGG
Proteins encoded in this window:
- a CDS encoding glycosyltransferase, producing MPELVVIAEQLLAPVPGGTGRYTAELLRALTSTAPGGWTVSSVTARHPDGLPGARMLPLPPRVLAAAWQAGLPYWPGGDAVHAPTPLAPPRAPHGRTLSVTVHDTVPWTHPQTLTPRGVRWHRSMIARVARRADGLVVPTRAVADDLATRVPVPVPVTVAGHGVAEVFTRADLPGVDVPDRYVLAIGTIEPRKGIDVLISAMVRVGVPLVLAGQPGWGGLDPRAMAGDRVDVRVLGRLDDARLAAVLRRASVLAAPSLAEGFGLPVLEAMAAGVPVVHSDAPALAEVAGGAGVRVPRGDSEALATALREVLSSPQRAADLADRGRARAREFSWERAARAVWAVHERATS
- a CDS encoding glycosyltransferase is translated as MPIRSTVVVVTWRGHDHITACLDAVAAQTRPHRLLVIDNASDDGTAHLLAAHPSAPEVIRLPRNVGYAGAMARALSEVDTEFMVWLNDDATPAPGWLAELEDNLGDAAAASARLEHPGGGVQSLGVGLTPDGHGRDVTTGPVFGFCGGAALIRTAALREVGGVPASYFCYYEDTDTAWRLRLAGHTIVTVPTARVTHRHGASTGLGSVTFHRWNERNRLLTLLRCAPGVVAARELARFAAITATLPLRRNVPDAPNFRPGLRCRVLGAVVLRLPATIAARKSITRRSTVRRGAVWAAWTSR
- a CDS encoding glycosyltransferase, whose translation is MVQGDTPLPLVSVILVNYRGAEHTIACLRALREDLDYPDLEVLVVDNASGGDDVARITAAAGDARVIESPANTGFAGGCNLGARHARGSVLAFLNNDARPDPAWAKAAVDVLRADPTVAAVASKVLDWDGTGVDFVDAGLTWFGMGYKRHAGGALADVPRGEHEVAKDVLFATGSAMFVRTEVFRALGGFDERFFMFYEDVDLGWRLNLRGWRVRYVPESVAYHRHHGTMSEVDVPETGRETFLLERNALAALYKNLSDETLAKVLPAALALAVRRATARGELDPTQLDLAGGGAIETAPVPIPRTTLAGVLAIDQFVELLPSLAGSRATEQAARVRTDADLVPLMRKALEPAYPLPRYLAAHDILAGAFGIEGVFGQRRKVLVITGDAITERMAGPAIRAWNIASVLSAEHDVRLVTVNPLAAPPPAPFPVGAAGKRDLTEPVEWADIVILQGHVLEMAPALKARDSNKIVVCDLYDPMHLELLEQGKSAPDDRRAADLAGVTRVLDAQLLRGDFFLCASERQRLFWLGHLAALGRLSPRLYDADPTTQSLLSVVPFGLSPEPPVRTGPGLRDTLDLDDGDRVVLWAGGVYSWFDPLTLVEAIDRLRQRRPDVKLVFLGMKHPNPEVAEMDIGARTIRLADRLGLTDKHVYFNEQWVPFADRQNWLLDANCGVTTHFEHVETTFAFRTRVLDYLWAGLPIVTTDGDAFADLVRDEQLGVVVPAEDVDALADALERVLYDEEFAAGCRARIEVVAKRYAWPTALAPLVEFCRDPRPAADRLVGAADLTVSAPVRGAEAVRRDLALVKEYLADGGPKELARRVAGRVRKVARRRG
- a CDS encoding glycosyltransferase encodes the protein MAERALRVLLDGTPLLGNRTGVGRYTASLAEELASMSDVDMRAVAFTLRGWRRLRHVLPHGAQARGMPVAARMLRKAWLRSTFPPIELFAGRADVVHGTNFVLPGAVRAAGVLTIHDLAFLDAPGELPPSDRELPELVRRGAARADVICTPTAAVADAVAARLDVDRAKVVVTPLGVDAAWFTGRPPDEPMRERLGLPERYLLFVGAAGPRKGVDWLLRAHTAADDLPPLVFSGPGPAPGTPRTRRLGYLSERDLHNVVAGAAALVLPSRDEGFGLPVLEALASDVPVVCSDIPALREISGGFAHLAPYGEVDALIAALRKAVAELPLASRSIERRAHAASFTWRRTAETTLAAYQQATQR
- the rfbD gene encoding dTDP-4-dehydrorhamnose reductase, which encodes MLSVLVPGGTGQLGSALSALASPEVQVVAPASAELDVTNAGEVIAAVGTLAAGAAEAGRHPLVINAAAYTAVDAAESDEHRAFAVNADGARVLAAACSSRRVPLIHVSTDYVFPGDSSRPYEPEDPLGPRSAYGRTKAAGEDAVLGSGARAWVVRTAWVYGADGANFVDTMRRLEGERDTLSVVDDQRGSPTWSADLAAGLLELGGRIAAGDAPQRRILHCTNAGETTWYGFARAIFEELGADPARVKPCATAEFPRPAPRPPYSVLSNEAWRQAGLTPLRSWREALHDYLAASGQESRTAH